The genomic window CGATCCCAGTGTTGCTCAAGAATACGGGGTTCTTAATACTTATGTTGGAAAATACCATACTGGTTTAGATATCGAGGGAACTGGAGAAGCTGTATTCGCCGCTGCACAAGGAACGATTGTTAATTATTCTCCCAATAAGGCCGGAGCGTGCCCGGATTACAACGCCTCGGTTGATAATCACAATATGCAAGGCTTTGTCATACTCCAGCATACTATGCCGGATGGAAGCAAGAAATATAGCCTATACGTTCATCTGAATCAGATAAACGAGAACTTAAAAATAGGCCAAGAAATAACCCGTGGTACACCACTAGTACAGAACGGCGGAAATCCTTCGGTAGTTTAGGCAGTCAGCGGGCGACCCGTGTATGTCCATTTGAAAGGCTTGGCCATCGTGCGGTTGAAGTAATCGATGAACTTCAGAATCCGCTGCCGCAGGTCATCCACCGAGATAAAGCTGGCTCGTTTCAACAGCTTGCGAACCAGGATACTGAACCAGATCTCAATCTGGTTTAACCAGGAGGTGTGTTTCGGAGTGTAGACAAACCGAATGCGGTGGCTTTCATCTTCCAGAAA from Candidatus Zixiibacteriota bacterium includes these protein-coding regions:
- a CDS encoding M23 family metallopeptidase; this translates as MNTYSNFLKSHSQIFTAFLIVEILLASCTSAPISSHALEWQWPRSDPSVAQEYGVLNTYVGKYHTGLDIEGTGEAVFAAAQGTIVNYSPNKAGACPDYNASVDNHNMQGFVILQHTMPDGSKKYSLYVHLNQINENLKIGQEITRGTPLVQNGGNPSVV